The following nucleotide sequence is from Pseudobdellovibrionaceae bacterium.
AAACCGATATACAAAGAGGTACCTGGGTTAACGTTGAACTTCATTTCCCCCCGAAACCACACAGTTGGTGAAATATTGGCATAAAGCCCTCCACCCACATGTCCGCCTCCGAAGATCTTCTTTTCCTTCCCAGCCCCTTTGAACTGAGTCGCATCAGCACCAAAATACAGAATGCCCACTAGACCTTCGATCGGCATATCGGCGCGCAAACTCAGATGAAGATTCGTCCACTCCGCCCCGCGAGCATTGCCCCCGATTCCACCGAATTCGACGAATCCCTGGCCCATTCGATAGCCACCACGTAACCCCCAAAGGGGCATGATTTCGGTGACGCCATCAATTTGCGCCGGCAGCAAGTTACCTAGATGAAAACCGAACTCACTGGTGATGTTTGCATTGGGGTCGGCATCCGGCTGTTGAGCGTAAACCTGAACAGGTAGAGAGAGAGTCAGGAAAAACAGGAATAAAGACCAGTGATGACGAATCATATTCAATCATATGTTAAAAGTTTCCAGGGCCATAAGGCAAGGAACAATGGCGCTTGACCAGGAAAGGGGCTAGACTCAATATACGAAACCATGAAGCGATTTGAAACCACCTTTAATGGAACCAAGGGAACGGAGCTCTTTTACCAGACTTGGCAAGTGCCAAATCCGGTAGGAACTCTTGTCGTGACTCACGGACTTGCGGAACATAGCGAATGCTACCACGATTTTGCTCTGGTCATGACCAAAGCAAAGTGGAATGTCGTTGGTTGGGATATGCGCGGCCATGGCCGCTCGGAAGGCAAGCGGGGATACGTTGAAGACTTCGGCGATTATGTCAGCGATCTTAGACTTTTGTCGGAGCACCTGTTTGAACAGGAAAAGCTGGCGGCCAAGGGACCCGTGGTTTGTTTCGCTCACTCTATGGGTGGCTTGATTGCCCTAAGAGCCATGGTCAATTTTGGTGATATGGGGTATAGGGCGATGGCGTTGAGCGCGCCTCTTCTGGGCGTGGGAGTCGATGTCCCTAAGGCAAAAGAAAAGATCGCCCAGTGGGCTGGCAGGTGGCTACCCAAACTCACTCTTTACAATGAAATCCGTTATGAGGACCTTTCCCGGGATGAAGAAGTCCTTAAGGCCTATGAAAGAGACCCTCTCAGGCACGACAAAATCTCGCCTCATGTCTTTCTTGGTATGCTTGAGAACATGCAAGTGGTCATTGGTGAGGCGGGGCAGATACAAATTCCGGTTCTTTTGCAGTTGAGTGGCCACGACAAAATCGTCAGTACTCCGGTTGCCGAGAATTTTTTTGAGCTGCTTTCGACGCCAAAGAAATACCTCCAAATCTATCCGGACAGTTATCATGAGATCTATAACGATTTGGATAAGGACCTTGCCTTTCGCCATCTCAAGGAGTTCCTCAGTGAATTGGTGTAGCTGGATACGCAATGCCCTAACAGCTGGATTGGTGCTTTCTATATTTTTATTGTGGGGTTGCGCTTCTTCAGAGATTTACAATTCTGGAGCTGTGCCGCCGGTAGATTCAAGTGAGTATGAGGACGTACTGGAAAAATTCACTCGCCATGACCGACAGTACTCGGGCTTTTACCAGACTTATGAAGTTAAAGGGACTCTCCTGAACTCCGAGGTCAATCGACTGATTCTGCAAAACAAAGGATTTTATCACCAGTGGGACGCTGAAAAGGCTAGAAAAGAACGAGAGAAGACCATTCAGGAAATGTCCAGCGAATCGTCATTCTTTTTTAGCTTTTTTACCCCGGA
It contains:
- a CDS encoding lysophospholipase — its product is MKRFETTFNGTKGTELFYQTWQVPNPVGTLVVTHGLAEHSECYHDFALVMTKAKWNVVGWDMRGHGRSEGKRGYVEDFGDYVSDLRLLSEHLFEQEKLAAKGPVVCFAHSMGGLIALRAMVNFGDMGYRAMALSAPLLGVGVDVPKAKEKIAQWAGRWLPKLTLYNEIRYEDLSRDEEVLKAYERDPLRHDKISPHVFLGMLENMQVVIGEAGQIQIPVLLQLSGHDKIVSTPVAENFFELLSTPKKYLQIYPDSYHEIYNDLDKDLAFRHLKEFLSELV